The genomic window TAGGGAATTTCATAATGGACATTAAGTAAGAAGGAATACTAGCAATGCAAGTGGTAAGTAAGATCAATTTTCCTCTATAAGAAAGATTTCTCCCCAACCACCCAGCAATATTTCTGATAATTCTATCAATAATAGGTTGGATATCCTTTCTCCTGAGTTTTTTGAAGTGTAAGGGGACACCAAGATATTTAAAAGGGAATTCCCCAATTTGGCAACAGAAAATTTGGGCAAACTCATTAGCAGTCTCCTCATCAATATTGATGGTATGCAAGtcacttttatgaaagttgatGCAAAGACCAGACAGTTTTTCAAAACAAGCTAAGATCCATTTTAAGTTTCTAGCATGATCAATAGAGGCATCTAAGAAAAGcagggtgtcatcagcatattgcaagCTGACCACACCGCCAGGCACCACATGAGGCATAAGCCCTTTAATCAAATTATGGCTAGTAGTTTTCTTCAACATTTTAGAAAAAACATCAGCCACTAAGTTAAAGAGGAGAGGGGAGGAAGGGTCACCTTGCTTTAGACCTTTCCCTCCCACAAAATGAGGACCTATAGTATCATTAATTTTAACGGCAAAAGTCCCTTGATGAAGGCAATTACAGACCCAACCTATCCATTTCTCACCAAAACCTCTAGATTTAAGCATTTCCACAAGGAAATCCCAATTCACCTTATCATAGACTTTTTCATAATCCAACTTTAACACCAGGCCACTAGAGCCAGTTCTATGGATCTCATGAATCACTTCATGAGCCATGACCACACTTTCTAGTATAAATCTCCCTTTAATAAACCCAACTTGGTTTTGAGAGATAATTCTGTCACATATAGGGGAAACCCTAGTATTCATAgcttttgaaaagattttaacagAACTCTGTTACAATAGGTTAAGTTGTTTTCCGTAGACTCTGCTATCATGACATTGATTGGGTGTGGCATACACGAATCCACCTTTTCAGACTCTGCTTATCTTTTCTTTTGTTGAATATGGGTTCACGCCGCCCCGGTctctgcatcatcatgatgcacacAATCATGACTGTGCCTACCCTTGATATGTTTCCCATATCCATTATGTTTTTCAGATATATCGCCCCTGGCGTGCTTTACAGAGGTGGCCGTGGGGGTAACCAAAGAGCGCAAGGAGGAGTGGAAAAGGCTTTACGACGAATATCGAGGAGAGAGCACAGCCCTCTGCGATAAGAAGTACAATAAGAAGTACAGCAAAGAAGAGAGAGACGCGGGGTTTACGAAGCTTTACCAGAAGTATAGGCGGGTGAGCATCCTGCGTAGTCAATATGCAGAGATTGGCTCCCGTGAAAAACTCTGACCCGGTTACCCTTACAGATGCTGTACGACGCGGAGGAGTTCGACGACAGCCTGAGGAACTACAACGAGGTGTTTGGCGAGGCCTGCGCCATCTACCAGATCGTCTACGAGTATGCGCGGAGACAGAACAAGGCTACATTGTGCGGCTTTGCGTGGAAGGTCGCCGGCCGCGCACTGTGCCATCTGCACGCGATCAAGCGTGGCGGCGAGACGGTGCTCTGCTCGCAGTCCGTCCTCCGGGACGCCTTCAAGAAGAACCGTTGAGGTCACGTGCAGTGGCGGAGCTTCTTGAGGGCCAACCTGGGCcatggccccccccccccccccccccagctcacAAGAAAACATCTACtctctccgttcccaaatatttgtctttctaggcatttcaaatgaaaacaacatacggatgtatgtagacatattttaaaatgtagattcactcattttgctccgtatgtagttacttgttgaaatctctagaaagacaaatatttaggaacggagggagtatatatttctTTGTATTAGGCATGTTTTCAACTAAAAATCAGCTAAAATAGTACATTTGCCCCCGCTCCAGCCCACAGCCCCCCATAGTTTCggctcaagctccgccactggtcaCGTGAGCTCCGCGGTTCAGTCACAAGCGTGTTATGGTGCCCTTGCTACTTTTGCTAGCGATATCCGTGAGTGGATTTTGTGAACCCTAAACCTgatgcatgtgtatgtgtgtgtgtgtgtgtgtgtctggtaTGGAGTATTAGATTACGTGCTGAATTGTTGATACTACCTGCGTATTGACCACTGTCGtccttttgtagagctttcatgcATATCCTGAGTTTCAACAAAAAAGTTATAGAATTTATAGCCCCAAAATAAAACAATTCGAATTCAGTGAAATTACACCAATCTGCCATTAATTTTACAAATCAATTATTAATAATAACAATAACTCATGCAAGAAGCGAAGAACAATAGAGATATTTTTTGACCCCAAGGAAAAAGAAATAGATTGGCGGACAAAATGGATCAAGGAGTTTTATCGATGTACTATGGCGTCTGCTACGAATCATCAGGTTCCAACCGTCCGATCAAAAGCCCTTGATACGTTAGATCGGTCAACTTAGACCGCGTCGCTCTCACGCACGGACGAGCACGCCGCGCGTGGcctcgtcttcctcgcgtcgctgCCAAATCAAAAAAAATCCCCACGCACACGGGATCCCTGAGATAGGTGCGGTGAGCTCCGGGAGCGGTGCAGAGCAGATTATGGACTTCGGATAGGCGAGCACGACATGGTTTGCAAGATCAGCCCTCTGCCTGCTTCACTTGCCTGCAAGAGGAGGATAACGTAGACCACATTCTTGTCTAATGTGTCTATGATAGGGAGGTTTGGCACCGATGCTTCGACATCTTCCAGATAAACATCGACCTCCCGACGAACTTGAGCAGGTTCCAAGACTGGTGGCTCCAGCAACGACGAAATCTCACAGGAAGGGCCATCCGAGGATTCGACTCCTTCATCATAGGGATGACTTGGGCGTTGTGGAAGCAAAGGAATGCTAGAGTGTTCAACCGACCACATCAACAAAAAACACCCCCACAGTTAGTTGAGCAAGTACTCCAAGGCATTAAGGATTGGAGAGCAAGGATTGGAGAGCGGCAGGATTCGGAGTcagaggctggtcatagtggggagtaacttagactagtaacatgcatatgttactagtctatgttactacctttatagtgcatagtatcatagataagtatcataggtggtctcatttattgtcatgcatgaacataatagcatcacatttattatgttacagtaTCTACCTATATTACTATGACCATCTCTTTCTTTTTTAATTGTCTGTCACATAAGCATGTTTAcaagtcccaagtgcatgatactacttatgttacccccactatggccagcagCCTTAGATCAATTTGTGAGAGAGTAGTCATAGTGCATTTAGTTGGTGTGGAGCTGGTGTGTCATTGGGAATGTTCGCATCTTGTAACGGCGTCTTGTAACTAAACTTTCTGCCTTCTGTAAAGCTAAGATACGTCATTGGCGTACTTTCGAAAAAAAAGCTCCGGCGAGCGGCCCTGAACTAGCTCGTAGTCGTAGCCGCCATGCCGCGCTCGTTTGCAGCACCAGGCTCGGCCCAGCGTCATTTCTCGCCTTGCAAACGCATTACCGCCGCCGGTCATGGCAACACCGTAGACCCAAGGCGTGGCAGCAGCGCTTCACtgcaatgccccccccccccccccccccaaagaggCGCCGGCGACGCTGCACCAAGCCAGCCACAAGCGCAGCGATGCAGCACCGGGACCCGACGCGCTCCATTGCAGCTCCGTAGCCGACGACTTGCAGCCCCATTGCAGCTCCGCCGCCTGCGTCGAGCGCTCCAATGCAGCTCCGCCGCCTGCGTCGAGCAGCTCCGCCGTCGGTGTCGAGCGCTCCATTGCAGCTCCGCGCCTGCGTCGAGCATCTCCATTGCAGCTCCGCCGTCGGCGTCGAGCGCTCCATTGCAGCTCCCCCGCCGTCGCTCGAGTACTGCAACGGCACGCAAGGTTACATTGCATCACGGACGAGGTTGCAACGCACCGTGATGGCCGTGGACAAGTTGTTGTGTCGCATACTGGCGGCCATCGACGCGTTGGTGCGTTGCAGCACCGGCGTTCGTCAACGAGCGCCGTTTCGTATCGCCGGCAGCACCTCCCGGTTCCCCCGCTGCTGTGGTGGTGCTCACCATGGCTCCCCTCAATGGGCGCTGCTTTGCAACTATGCCGCCTCCTGCGATGCAACGGAGGAGCTCCGGCTGTTGGTGCCGACGGCCGGCGTCAAAGCTCTTCCATCTTCCTAGCTGTTGTGGTGGTGCTCGGCTGCTCGGCATGGCTAATCTCTTGGTGATGGGATGTAagaggaagaaagaaaagaagaaatgaGTGGAGGAGCTGCGTTTTAGAGATGAGATAAGGTTGGAGCGAAGCGGTGGGCAGCCGCAGCCTGACGCGGCACGTGGCACGTAGAGAAGGAGGCTTACAAGAGAGAAAGGTAAGTCAGATGATTATTAATGTTTTCCATGAACTATATAGTCAGTCCCCTATATTCATAATCCCGTTTTAATTTGTGCTCCAAAGGGCATCTTCCTCCTTTAATTATGGATGCATCTCAAGAATACTGATTCTCTTTCCTTGTTTTTCTATCACCCTTCGGTTCACATATTTAATCGGTTCACATATTTAATCGGGAGGTGGATGTGTCTACCTAGAAAACATAAATATTTATATAAACTGGCCCAATTGGATGTAAGGGGAGTGAGGTGAGACTATTTAATAAAACTAATCAATGTGTTTTCTGAGGCCCAATAACAGGAGAAAATTTCAATTGTTATATTATTAATGTGGATGGACCAAAAAACCAGAAAAATCTACTGTCCTTTATTATAGTGCTTCGCCGCACAAGAACACTACTCCCTCCATCTGgttgagtaagtcatcttaggttgtgtaCGGTGACCAAGGAGTAgggaaaacgagagaccttaatgtttatttgctaattaatagcattgcatgcaataaactaaccactgcatgtcgtatttggtagtctcaagtcattaaaagcatgcacatctCTCATCTCTTATTGATTAATATGTTAAGAAACAAGAAATGGGGTAGAAATGAATGCATCGcgtctaagtgttttgggattatttggtttacgtaagatgacttacacacctagacgagaGAGTAATCTCTACTTAGAGGATGCTTGGATcctagtctcttttagaggctaaagtttcaagcacccctgactaaagagaggctatgACTAGTTTTGAggctaaaattttttagtcagaggaaacctactaaaatatgaaATAGTCTtttctctcctcatttaactcctctcctttaacacatgcgagttctggattgaagggattgaaggataataaatgctcattaacttgatttttagtctctttagtatttggatccaagcatgggtgaggctagcaaattttagtctcactacttttagtcatgggactaaaacgtatccaaacaCCCTCTTACTTAAAAAAAATGTAAGGTTCTCATTTCACCTTTCTTTTCATCACCCTTTGTCTGTATATGATAATCAAGAATTGAAGATAATATGTCTAGAGAGATGCTGGTGCGGATGGCTCCTGCGACTGCGCCCCCGGGCGACTCGCTCGCGCTTCGGCCGGATGCCGCCCCCGCCACCTGCTCCGCGTCAGCTCCCTCCTCTCCGTTGCTCCTCTCGCCCACCCGGTCCCTCGCTACCGCCCCGCAAGGGACTGCGCCGGCACGGATCCGGTGGGCTGACCTCGCGGACGAGGACGCCTCCTCCGCCGACGCTCGCCCCGCGTCCCCTCTTCTTCCCCTCGCTGCCTGGCTCTCGCCGCGTCTGCTGTGCCGTCCATCGCGGCCCTCGCCCCTTCCTCCCACGCGCGAGGATCGGGCACGGGCTCGCGGAGGCTGCCACCGATGTGGTTGACGACCGACACAAAGGATGGTGCTTTGTAGGGGACTGGATCGAGAGTGCGCCGCCACAGGTCATGGGGGGTCACCGGCCGCTCGGACTTCGGTCCCGCTCGGATTACGTGGCGCCCGTCCGCGCCGCGCTCTCCCTCCCGTCCGGCAAGTCTCGGCCCGACCCTCATGCTCCCCGACCGGCCGGCTACTTCCTTCGCTCGTTCATCGTCGTTCCGGCCGTTTATTGCTTGCTTCGGGTCTTCCGCCCTCCAAGTCCAGGCGACCAGCTTGCTCCGCCGTCTTCGGGTTGACCGGCAACCTCCCTCCCCGGCCATCACTACGGTGGCGGCGGCGCCTGCACGTTGAGGGGAAACCCTCCGCGCGGGTACCCTCCCGATGGGCCCTGGGATCTTGGGCCGTGGGCCGGTAGGCCGCCAAGGCCTGGTGGCCAGCCCGGTTCGCCGCTCTCTGGGCGCGCCCGTGGGGATGGGCCTGTTGGGCCGGTCCCCGGTCTTTGGGCCGACTCCTTGCCCTAGGCCCACCACACCCGCGCCTGCTATTTGGCTACCTTATGGATTCCCTCTCCGTCCTGCTCCCCACCCAACCGCCCTCCCGACCCAGCCTGTCGTTCTGCCGGTCCCCACTGCGACCACTCCCCCCTCCCCACTCTCCGGCCCCTCTGCTGCCCCGGCCATGTCCCGTGCTTGGGATGAGGGGGATGCCGGGCGCAAGCGGCGGTACGACGAGCCCCGCACTTCCCCGACGCGCTCCGTCGCTAAGCGGACATGCGTTGCGAGCTCCGCGGCCGCGACCGCGACGCCCCCCGCCAGCCTGCCCGGGATGAACGTCGTGATGCTCGCCGGTCTCCCGACCGCCCCTCACAGCGTGGCCTCTCGCGCTCCCCACCTCCCACCTCGGGTAGCTGGCATCCCCGCCACCGCTCTCCCTCTCCGTCGCGGCGCCACGCGCGCTCCCCGACTCCTCCCCGACAGCCGCGTCCTCCCTTCCCGCGCCATCCTGCTCTGACACCGGCCGCTCCCGCCAGGCCGTACGTCCCGCCGCATGCCTTGTCCGCGGTCGCTCTCCCTGCCTCGGGTACCGCGGGTGGTGGGCAGCCCCGTGGGCACCAAGGCCCCAGCAAGAAAAAGAAGCGGCATGGCCAATGCCGATCTGCTCAGAACCAGGCTGCCCGCCAACCCCCCGTGCCCGACGCCTCTCTACCCCCGGGTCTGGTGTCCCGTCTCCCCGGTCCACCCTGCTTCAACTGTGGCAGCACGGGCCATCTGCAAGTCAACTGCGTCAACCCTGCCTGCTGCTACATCTGCAAGGACCCCGGTCACCCCGCCGCCCTCTGCCCGAATAGGCCTCTCCCTGACAAGCTCCGGATGTATGGGCATGGGATCGAGGGTCTGGGGTCACTCCCATCTCCGGCTCCGAGTTCTCTGTGGTCTTCCCCGACGCCGTCAGCCACGGCTACGCCACCCGCAGCGACCAGATCACTCTTGCCCTCAACAAGCTCGTCGTCGACATCTCCGAGCCGATCCTCGACCCGAAGGCGGTCGCTGTCCTCGACACTGCTTGGATCCTTATTGCCAGACTCCCTGACATCGCGCGCTCTGAGCGTGTTATCCTTCAGATGTCTTGGATTCTGGGCAAGGTGACCGTCGTCGATGAGCTTTCCCTCCGCAAGGAAGAGGAGGTGCGTGTTAAGGTCAAATGCCTCGACTCCGACAAACTCCGTGCCACTGTCCGGGTCTTCTTCAATGACCAAGGCTTCGACCTCCGCATTGCTCCTGAGTCGCCCAACCATGTGGGGCGCCCCCGCTTCTTCGCTGACAGCCCCGCCGGTGACCACCCGGGCCCTCAAGATGATTACCACGTTCGCACCACCCCCGCTCGCCCCGCTCCGACGATGAGGACGACTCAACGGACGGCCCCTCCTGCTCCCCCTCACCGCCCCCCCGCCCTCTACCTCGACCCAGGGCGGGCGGGCGGCCGGCCGGGCCCTGGCTCCTTTGGTGGTGGAGCTCCCTCCGCTCTTGTCCTCGCCTACCGGAGGAGTCGCCGAGCCCGAGGCCAGTGACACCTCTAGCGTGGGGCTCGTCGTCATCCCGGCCTCCTCGCCCCGCTCGCCTGTGGTTCTGGACGCTCTCCCGCCGCCCCCTCCGATGGCCAGCTCGCCCGTCATGGAGTCCCCACCTGGTCTGCTGGCCTCCCCCACTCCGGCGACTCTCTGCTCCTCGGGGCCCGTCCCTCCCCTGACGTCTGCCATCACCCCAGTCCGGTCACCCCCACCTGCGACTCCTGCTGTGCCCCCCGCCGACGCTCCGACACTGCCACCACTTGTCCCGATGGCCTCCCCTCCGCCTCTCCTGCTACCGACGGAGCTGTCCATGCAGGATGGGGTGCTGGCGGCTGCCTCGCCTCCATCTTGACCCCGCTTGCTCGCCGTCCCCTCCCTGTCGTTGGCTGTTGCTGGATGCGCGGGTGCGTCCGCTGTGTCTACTCCTCTGGCGGCCCCGCCCAACCCGCAACGCTCCACGGCTTACGCCAGGCGTAGCCGCGACATCGACGCCGGTGATGTCTTCGCGGCGCAGCACCCACATCGATGCTGCTCGCCCGGTTGGCAGCCCCACTCTTCCCATCTTGGAGCGGGCTGAGTTTCGGGCCGCGGCACGCAACCTCGAGACAGGTACCCCGGTCATCCCCGCAAATTCTTCTACATGCTCTTTCTCTGCTTTGGAGTCGGTCCTGCTTCGTCACCTAGCTAAAGTGGCGGCTGACTCCGATATAGTGTTCAGGGGGGGAAGTTGATCCCCCCTTAGTCCAGATCAAGGCCATTCACGCTCGGGAAGTCCTGGATGGCCGGCTGGCGGAGGCCCGTGCTCGCTTGGCCTCCTCATCCTCGGAGGCTAGTGGCCCCCTTCCGTCCGCCCCGTCATCCGGCCCGGCTGCACTCGCCCCCCTGGAGATCCGCGACCGCACCCGGTCTCGCACCGCTGCCCTTCGTGCACAAAGCACCTCCCGTGTCCTGGGGTCTAGCAACCCCTCAATGGCGGTTTAATGCAGACTCTCTTCTGGAACATCCACGGTTTCGGCCAGGATGGCCGGCGCCACCAACTCATCGAATACATGCACGAGGAGCGAATTGACATTGTAGCAATCCAAGAGACCATGCGAACTGACTTCACCCTAGCCAAGCTCGAGCACCTGAGCACTCACCTGTTTgcctggcattggctcccttctagtgcgATCGCCGGGCACTCTGGTGGCATCCTATTAGGTGTCAAGGATGCCACTTTTGAGGTTGGTAGCATGGATAGGGGCGAGTTCTTCGTAAGCATGGAAATCTTCGAGTGCGCCCTGAACTTCAAATGGGAGATCATTGTAGTTTATGGTCCCGCCGATCACCGACGCTCGGCATTCTTCCTCGATGAGCTCAGGAGGAAGGTGTCAGCGGCCCGCCTCCCGGTCATCATCGGTAGTGACTTCAATCTCCTCCGTTTTGCGGAGGGTAAGAATAACGATCTAGTGAACTTCCCACGCATGCAGATGTTTAACGACTGCATCGCTGACCTCGGTCTGCGGGAATTAGATGGGATTGGTGCCAGGTTCACCTGGACCAACCGCCAGGCTTACCCGACTCGATCCGTGTTGGATAGGGTCTTGGTCACTCCTGAGTGGGAGCTGAGGTGCCCTCTTCCCTCTCTCCGCGCCATCACGCTTATTGGCTCAGACCACGTTCCTCTGCTTCTTTCGTCTCAGGATGAACGCCCCCCCTCTGCCCCTAGATTCCGCTTCAAGACCTTCTGGCTTAACCAGAACGGATTTGCTGAGGCCGTGCGCGACCGCTAGCTCAAGGCCCGCCTCGCATCCCACAGGTCCATCTCTGCGGTGGACGACTCGCACGTCTGTGCCAAGCGTTCTCGCCAGTTCATGAAAGGGTGGGGCGCGAACCTTGGGCGGGACCTCCGTCTCCGGAAGAAGGCTCTCCTTGACTCCATTCAGGCCCTAGATCTTCGGGCTGACTCGGTGGGCCTCTCTCCTGATGAGTGTATGCTGCGTTATGATTTCGAGGACCAACTTATGGTCATATACACTGACGAGGAGGCTTATTGGCACCTTCGGGGTACCCAAAAGTGGGTCCTCAAGGGGGACACGAACACCGCTTACTTCCAGGTGATCGCCAATGGTCGTAGGCGGccgatacgtctctgttgtatctataatttttgatagttccatgccaatattattcaactttcatatactttt from Triticum aestivum cultivar Chinese Spring chromosome 3B, IWGSC CS RefSeq v2.1, whole genome shotgun sequence includes these protein-coding regions:
- the LOC123067425 gene encoding uncharacterized protein, which translates into the protein MPSSRAPPQQLGRWKSFDAGRRHQQPELLRCIAGGGIVAKQRPLRGAMYSSDGGGAAMERSTPTAELQWRCSTQARSCNGALDTDGGAARRRRRSCIGALDAGGGAAMGLQVVGYGAAMERVGSRCCIAALVAGLVQRRRRLFGGGGGGGIAVKRCCHALGLRCCHDRRR